A section of the Blastocatellia bacterium genome encodes:
- a CDS encoding glycoside hydrolase family 19 protein: MITTEQLRQIMPRLSVDKATEYLPYINEAMKEAQINTPLSQAAFLAQIAHESGELKYFKELASGAAYEGRRDLGNTQPGDGVRFKGRGPIQLTGRANYRQAGKDLGLDLENTPARAEAPDVAFRIAGWFWTKRKLNAFADKGNFDAITYRINGGYNGKADRDKYYQTALKVLGGQDG, translated from the coding sequence ATGATTACTACTGAACAGTTACGTCAAATTATGCCTAGATTATCAGTTGATAAAGCAACAGAATATTTACCTTATATAAATGAAGCTATGAAAGAGGCTCAGATAAATACACCTTTAAGCCAAGCTGCTTTTCTAGCTCAAATTGCCCATGAGAGCGGAGAGTTAAAATACTTCAAAGAACTAGCTAGCGGTGCTGCTTATGAAGGTCGTCGTGATTTAGGTAATACTCAACCTGGTGATGGAGTACGTTTTAAGGGTCGTGGGCCAATTCAATTAACAGGACGAGCTAATTACAGACAAGCAGGCAAGGATCTTGGATTGGATTTGGAAAATACTCCTGCACGTGCAGAAGCTCCAGACGTAGCATTTAGAATAGCTGGATGGTTTTGGACTAAAAGAAAGTTAAATGCCTTTGCTGATAAAGGTAATTTTGATGCCATAACCTATAGAATTAATGGCGGCTATAATGGGAAGGCAGATAGAGATAAATACTACCAAACAGCCCTAAAGGTTTTAGGAGGTCAAGATGGATGA